Below is a window of Haloterrigena alkaliphila DNA.
GACATCTCGTGGACGATATCGGCGACGTCGGCAGGTGGTATCGATAGCTCCGGAACGTAGAGTACAGCACGGTACGACTCGTCGTCGAACTCGAGGACGAAATCGTCGTCGTACGTGAGTATCAACCAGTCGTGATCACGCGAATACGCCGCGATTCGGTCGTCGATGGTCCCTTTTCCGAGTGTCGAAAGATAGTCGACGTGTTCCACGTCGTGACCGTAGTTTTCGAGACGAAACCCGATCTCTTGCTCGACGTTTTCGTCGAGCAACAACCGATAGCTCATCTATTCGTCTGTCGGCGGTGCTATCGAAGACCGTCGTCTCGCAACGTCGTCCGCCCGTTCGTGTCGTCGTTCGACGGCACGCATCTCCTCGGGGTTGGAGTGGTAGTACGCGAGTGCCTCGTATACGTCTGCGATGTCAAGACTGAACCGGTCAGCAATCGCTTCGGGACTCCGTCCGCGCTCTTCGACTCGAGTGCGGATCTCCCGAACCGTGACTCGACTGTCGGGCAAATGGGGTTCATCGTGAATATCCGAATCGTCCCCGGAAACGATTCGATACTGAGAGGTCGCCATTACTAGTGGGTATGCAGTTGATCGACTTCAACGGTTGGGTCGTGTTTCTCTCCGGTGACGAGTTCTGGTCAGTAACTCCGCGGAGACATCGTCGATGAGACCGAACGCGTCGATCATCGTCATAACTCCCGGGCAGTCGACGCGTCCGCGTCGAGGTCTTCCGGCGACAGCTGGGACGTGAGATTGCGTTCGCGGGCGATCTGTAGCCACTCCGCGAGGTTGACGCCGGCTATTTGGGCCGCCTGGTTGACCGACACGTCACCGGTCTGGTACCGATCCACTGCGAACTGAATCCGAATGTCGGACAGCCCCTTCCTGAGGGCGCGACGGACAACCGTGCTCTTGTCGTCGCCGATAAGCTCGGCGACCGATTCCAGTTCTTCAGCATCTTCGTCGGAGACTCGAGCGCTGATCGACGGCATGTATGCATCGTCGTAAGACGTGATACGCCGAATATCTACCGTCGTCAGACGCGCTGTCTCTGGTCGTTCTGGGTACGTGGGACAGCGAGCCGGTTGCTTGTGTTCGAGACGCGATCGAGCCTGTTCGTGAGTAATCCGACGAGCGACTCGAGCAGTTCTGGAGCGTCGTTCTCGAACGAATCGAGAGAAAAGTGGCTGGTAGTGCCTTATTCGGCGGTCGCAGCTGCTCCGACCTCTTCCGCCTCGGCGTCTTGCAGACGTTCCTCGGCGGCCTCGCGGTCCTCGGGATAGCCGACGTCGATCCGCCAGCCGTCCATCCGGATCGCGTCGATGGTCCGGCCCGACTGGATGAGCAGGTCGATCGCGTCCGGCAGTTCGTACTCGCCGCGGTCGCTGGGCTGGACGAGGTGACAGGCGTGGAAGATCGCCGGCGTGAAGGTGTAGAACCCCGTCATGACGAGATTGGACGGCGGATCGTCGGGTTTCTCGACGACCTCGACGATCTCGCCGTACTCGTTGGTGTCGAGGACGCCGTAGCGGGAGGCCTCCTCGTAGGGGACCTCCTCGACGAGGAACGCGGCGTCAGCGCGGTCTTCCTGCTGGCGATTGACGACGTCTCCGAGGTTCCCCCGGAAGACGTTGTCGCCCAGCATCAGCACGAAATCGTCGTCGATGTGCGGTTCGGCCTGGAGGATCGCATGGGCGAGGCCGAGCTGTTCGCGCTGGTGGGCGTACGTGATCGGCACGCCCTCGTACTCGTCGCCGTAGCGCTCGATGATCTTCTCTTTCATGTAGCCGACGACGACGACGATGTCGGTGACGCCGATCTCGAGGAGGTTGTCGAAGACGTCCTCGATGAGGGGTTTGTCGTTTACCTCGACGAGGACCTTCGGTTTATCTTCGGTGAGGGGGCGGAGGCGGGTTCCTTTTCCGGCTGCTAAAACGACTGCTTGCATATTCTATATGGTTTCAGTCGGGGATTATATGTCTTGTGAGCGACTTAGACTCGAATTCATTGGACACATCGTCGCGAGCGAACTTGAGATCTCGATATGATCGTCCTTTCGCTCGAGGGCCTCAAGGTGCTCGATCGCAGTCTTGGACGGTCAGTTAGTGACCCGCGGTTACTCATCGTCCGCACCTCTGGTGTCGGTATCGTCGTTCTCGGATCGACCGGTCTCGCGCTCGAACGCCTCCGGCATCGGCCCAGAGTAAACCGTCGCTCCTGTCGTCGCCCGCTCTGAGCCGGCCGGCTCGTCGTTCGGCTGTTACGGCATCGCTGTCTCCGAAGCTACATCCGTCTTCAATATCGGCGGTAGGCTTCCTACGGACTCAGAGAAACGTCTCGAGGATTTACGTACTTACTGATACTGGCGAGGCGTATCCCGAGAGAACTGGATGCGAGTACCCTTGTAGAAGGGGGAACGGATATGACGCGTATTCCAGCGGATTGAAACCATAGCGAACGCCGTTACCCAGAGTAGAAGACCGTAGCTATTTATCTAAGGAGAAGGAGCATGGAAGGCGAATGAGTACAATCGTCAATTTCGAGCCAGCGGAATATTGAATGGCAAGTTTCGGTCGACAGTTGTCCGAAAGCGTGGTGAGAGTCCGAGCAACGTCACGAAGTATACACTTGCACCGATTCCGACTAAGAGAATGACGGTAGCGACATTATGTCCGAGTACGGCATATGTGTTTTCGAGGTGAACCCCGCCGTACACGATCACACCCATGACGATGGCGGCGATCCACTGGCGGCTGATCTCCGTATACGGGATGGCGTAGTCGACAATCGATTGAAGGTAGTGATGGGCCACAACAAGACTGATCGCTATCGACAGCGCCGTTGCGACAGCTGCACCAAACCAGCCATAGAAATAGATGAGGAGAACGTTGAGGAAGAGATTACCGACTACGAACACTACATTGGCCCGGAACGCGAGATCCGGGCGATCAATAGCGTTAAGCGTATTGAGAATCTGGCTCTGATAACTCATAATTAGGTTCGCGATGATTAACACTACGAGAATAGTTGTCCCCTGAATAAATTCTTCACCGTAAATACGAAGGAGTCGTTCCCCGATAATCGTTCCGCCAACTAACCCCGGAATCAACAGTAAACCGGAATATGAAAGCGCATTCTCAACGAGATCAGTAACAGATTCAGTATTACGCTTCGAGGATAATTCACTAATTTCGGGAAAAAATGTGGTGCTAATGGCCCCGGCGAAGAGAATGAGAAACTGTGCGACATTCCAAGCAATCGAGTAAACGCCGATCAGTGTTGAGGGAACGAAGATACCGAGGACGATTACGTCTGTGTAGTTGAACATCCTTGATTGTAAACTGCCGAGCCAGGAAAACTTCGCGTAGTCAAATAGGCTCCGGAAATGACGTCTTTGAGGCAGCGAGAACCCATCGAAACGTCGTAAGGCTATCGACAGTCCAATCAGTACTACGACCGCATATCCTGCAACGTAGCCGACGAACAATCCAGTGAGTCCGAGTCCAGCTACGACAGCCCCGATTTGGAGGATTACTCGCCCACCGGTTCTCGTTGGAGAGAGAATCCCGTTGACGTGAACAAGGTGAAAACCCACTAGCAACGAGTTGACGATTGCGTTGCTCAGTGTGACGAACAGAAAGAGAACTACGAATTCCGTGGCCGGATAACCGATATAGCTGTCGACGTACGGGCGAAACAAGAGTATTCCGACCGAAATAATCACAAATATAGCAGTAATTAGTGCCATGCCTGCGATAGCGTACTCTTCTTGTTCTTCTCCCTCACTGACCCGTTTCTTGACGGCACCTGAAAATCCTATTTTTCCTGCTATTGCGAGCCAGGAAACCAATCCAATTACAAGGTAGTAGATGCCAAGTGGTTCCGCACCGAGCAGTCGTGCGAAGTAGATCGTAGCGATGAATCCGAGAAATGACGCAAGAAATCGCGACAGGAAGTAAACAATCGAAGTCTGTCCGAGTTTCATAAAGGCCTATAACCGGATCTAGGAGAAACCAGAATAACCTTTTGGGTTTTAGTTGTCTCGAACTAAGACGGCAGTGTTATTACGGGGGATACAGGTAGAATTTGCTATGCGCCACCACCTCCGTCGGGCGAAGCACGTATACGATACCCGAGGCTCGAAGGAGTTGGCTAAGGCAACGCTTGGATACATTCCTATTGAAATCAACAATCTCGTCTTCCGCCTTCGCCATGGATCCGGAACAAAAGTAATG
It encodes the following:
- the aglF gene encoding UTP--glucose-1-phosphate uridylyltransferase AglF — translated: MQAVVLAAGKGTRLRPLTEDKPKVLVEVNDKPLIEDVFDNLLEIGVTDIVVVVGYMKEKIIERYGDEYEGVPITYAHQREQLGLAHAILQAEPHIDDDFVLMLGDNVFRGNLGDVVNRQQEDRADAAFLVEEVPYEEASRYGVLDTNEYGEIVEVVEKPDDPPSNLVMTGFYTFTPAIFHACHLVQPSDRGEYELPDAIDLLIQSGRTIDAIRMDGWRIDVGYPEDREAAEERLQDAEAEEVGAAATAE
- a CDS encoding DUF433 domain-containing protein — protein: MATSQYRIVSGDDSDIHDEPHLPDSRVTVREIRTRVEERGRSPEAIADRFSLDIADVYEALAYYHSNPEEMRAVERRHERADDVARRRSSIAPPTDE
- a CDS encoding UPF0175 family protein, which encodes MPSISARVSDEDAEELESVAELIGDDKSTVVRRALRKGLSDIRIQFAVDRYQTGDVSVNQAAQIAGVNLAEWLQIARERNLTSQLSPEDLDADASTAREL
- a CDS encoding flippase, with amino-acid sequence MKLGQTSIVYFLSRFLASFLGFIATIYFARLLGAEPLGIYYLVIGLVSWLAIAGKIGFSGAVKKRVSEGEEQEEYAIAGMALITAIFVIISVGILLFRPYVDSYIGYPATEFVVLFLFVTLSNAIVNSLLVGFHLVHVNGILSPTRTGGRVILQIGAVVAGLGLTGLFVGYVAGYAVVVLIGLSIALRRFDGFSLPQRRHFRSLFDYAKFSWLGSLQSRMFNYTDVIVLGIFVPSTLIGVYSIAWNVAQFLILFAGAISTTFFPEISELSSKRNTESVTDLVENALSYSGLLLIPGLVGGTIIGERLLRIYGEEFIQGTTILVVLIIANLIMSYQSQILNTLNAIDRPDLAFRANVVFVVGNLFLNVLLIYFYGWFGAAVATALSIAISLVVAHHYLQSIVDYAIPYTEISRQWIAAIVMGVIVYGGVHLENTYAVLGHNVATVILLVGIGASVYFVTLLGLSPRFRTTVDRNLPFNIPLARN
- a CDS encoding DUF5615 family PIN-like protein; the encoded protein is MSYRLLLDENVEQEIGFRLENYGHDVEHVDYLSTLGKGTIDDRIAAYSRDHDWLILTYDDDFVLEFDDESYRAVLYVPELSIPPADVADIVHEMSKHYPQPQITGLERVSTEWL